A region of Moorena producens PAL-8-15-08-1 DNA encodes the following proteins:
- a CDS encoding GumC family protein: protein MGSQGAYKPSLSKHSGQQQYRSSPELTGGAYELEASKLDLRRILAAARRRAVLMAGVALTVTSGIIAKTLSAVPIYEGKFQLLLEPISGEDPLELQAKPGVHSIAAPTKSFDYDTQIQVLSSPQVMSEIVEQIQTQYPEINYHTLREGMMVSRLRETKILEVAYQDSDPERIQFVLEKVALGYIEYSKQQQQASIKQGIEFVSNQQPKIQGQINQLQLQLQQLQQKYNLINPQLQGELLTNRVNAIVEHRQATQTQLRDMIILYGKLKGQLGLSSQQAEAVANLIATPRYQQLLNQLSKVEGQMVLDLAEFKENQSTFEGLRQQQQNLLPLLSQEAEKVINSRIQELSGNAPSASSSKVRLNLIQQLVETANQIKVLEMRQVAIAKGESLISEKLKQLAVIADRYTELKQKIEVATESLNRFESVRETLELESAKTSIPWQTIVEPQQPEKPISPNLPDTLLLSAAAGIVAGATAGFLAEKLHHLLNSTDDIKEYTRFPILATIPFNKELQKCTTVTGVGIIPEPEASAPQLGVGSGSYQISPVLEAFRSLQVNLQCLYSEKPISAIVVTSAEPVDGKSTTAIFLALAAAAMGQKVLLVDANLRFPQIHQKMDLPNLWGLSDVISSEIKVDDVIQRSPLEENLCVLSAGQISPDPTRLLNSPKMENLVQYLKERFELVIFDTPPLLGLADARLIEPNTDGILMVVGLGKAKQILFKEALSELRIAHSRVLGIVANGLKGYTTGSYDYYHHYFGNTVEETKVS, encoded by the coding sequence ATGGGTTCCCAAGGAGCTTATAAGCCATCCCTATCTAAGCATAGTGGTCAACAGCAGTATCGATCTTCTCCAGAACTAACAGGAGGAGCCTATGAGTTGGAAGCCAGCAAACTCGATCTGCGTCGTATATTAGCTGCTGCTCGTCGTCGAGCTGTCTTGATGGCAGGGGTCGCCCTTACTGTGACATCCGGAATTATTGCCAAAACCTTAAGTGCAGTTCCGATCTATGAAGGCAAATTCCAGCTGTTACTCGAACCCATATCTGGTGAAGACCCGTTGGAGTTGCAGGCAAAACCCGGGGTACATAGCATTGCTGCTCCAACTAAAAGTTTCGACTATGACACTCAAATTCAGGTATTAAGCTCTCCTCAGGTTATGTCTGAGATTGTGGAGCAAATTCAAACCCAATATCCAGAAATAAACTATCATACTCTCCGGGAAGGAATGATGGTATCCCGACTGCGAGAAACCAAAATTTTAGAAGTTGCCTACCAAGATTCAGACCCCGAAAGAATTCAATTTGTGTTGGAAAAGGTTGCTCTGGGCTACATCGAGTACTCTAAGCAACAACAACAGGCTAGCATCAAACAAGGCATTGAATTTGTCTCGAATCAGCAGCCGAAAATACAAGGACAAATTAATCAGCTTCAGCTACAACTCCAGCAACTCCAGCAGAAGTACAACCTGATTAATCCACAACTTCAGGGTGAACTGTTGACGAATCGGGTAAATGCTATTGTCGAACACAGACAAGCTACCCAAACTCAGCTGCGAGACATGATTATACTGTATGGGAAACTCAAAGGTCAGTTGGGTCTATCCTCACAGCAAGCGGAAGCAGTAGCTAACCTGATCGCAACACCCCGTTATCAACAATTGCTCAACCAACTTTCTAAAGTAGAAGGTCAGATGGTGTTGGATTTAGCAGAGTTCAAGGAAAACCAATCTACCTTTGAAGGATTAAGGCAACAACAGCAAAATTTACTCCCCCTGTTAAGCCAGGAAGCAGAAAAGGTGATAAATAGCCGTATTCAGGAGTTGAGTGGCAATGCTCCATCGGCTTCCTCAAGTAAAGTTCGCCTGAATTTGATTCAGCAGCTAGTAGAGACAGCGAACCAAATTAAGGTTTTAGAGATGCGCCAGGTCGCAATCGCTAAAGGGGAAAGTCTGATCAGTGAAAAACTTAAACAGCTAGCTGTGATTGCCGATCGATATACAGAACTCAAGCAGAAGATTGAGGTAGCAACAGAAAGCCTAAACCGCTTTGAGTCAGTTCGGGAAACTTTGGAACTTGAATCAGCTAAAACCAGTATCCCTTGGCAGACAATTGTTGAGCCGCAACAACCTGAAAAACCAATATCCCCAAATTTGCCTGATACTTTGCTCCTAAGCGCAGCCGCAGGGATAGTTGCAGGTGCCACGGCTGGGTTTTTAGCAGAAAAGTTACATCATTTACTTAACAGCACTGACGATATCAAAGAGTATACTCGCTTTCCAATATTAGCAACAATCCCCTTTAACAAAGAACTCCAGAAATGCACTACCGTTACTGGTGTGGGCATAATACCCGAGCCAGAAGCCTCAGCTCCACAACTCGGTGTGGGATCTGGTAGTTACCAGATTTCTCCTGTTTTAGAGGCGTTTCGCTCTCTCCAAGTTAATCTCCAATGTCTGTATTCTGAGAAACCCATTAGCGCTATAGTGGTAACTTCTGCTGAACCAGTAGATGGTAAATCCACTACGGCTATATTCTTAGCCCTGGCAGCAGCAGCAATGGGGCAAAAGGTTTTACTGGTGGATGCTAATCTGCGCTTTCCTCAGATTCATCAGAAGATGGATTTACCTAATTTGTGGGGACTGAGCGATGTTATTTCTAGCGAAATCAAGGTTGATGATGTTATTCAGCGATCGCCTCTAGAGGAAAATCTCTGTGTTCTAAGTGCTGGTCAAATTTCCCCCGACCCCACCAGGCTTCTCAATTCCCCAAAGATGGAGAATTTAGTTCAATATCTCAAAGAGCGGTTTGAGCTGGTAATTTTTGATACCCCTCCCCTACTTGGTCTGGCGGATGCTAGACTGATCGAGCCTAATACCGATGGGATATTGATGGTGGTAGGTTTAGGGAAAGCTAAGCAAATTTTGTTCAAAGAAGCTCTCTCGGAATTGAGAATTGCTCATAGCAGAGTTTTGGGTATCGTTGCTAATGGTTTAAAAGGTTACACTACCGGTAGCTATGATTACTATCATCATTACTTTGGTAATACTGTTGAGGAAACCAAAGTTTCATAG
- a CDS encoding thioredoxin domain-containing protein, giving the protein MTNRLAQSQSLYLRKHAENPIDWWPWCEEALLTARKQDRPIFLSIGYSSCHWCTVMEGEAFSNQAIAKYMNANFLPIKLDREERPDIDSIYMLALQMMTGQGGWPLNIFLTPDDLVPFYGGTYFPVEPRYGRPGFLQLLQSIRRFYDLEKGKLNSFKEDILGYLQQAAVLPESEQLGDDLLFIGGQVSVGVVNALNPGPRFPMIPYASMALRVTRFDWASEYTPEQACAQRGLDLAKGGIYDHVAGGFHRYTVDPTWTVPHFEKMLYDNGQIVEYLVDLWSAGIQEAAFKRAIAGTVQWLKREMTAPNGFFYAAQDADNFATPADSEPEEGEFYVWSYSELEQLLSPSEFTAIQEEFTLTKEGNFEGKNVLQRRYSDQFSQNTEAALAKLFEARYGAKPDLLETFPPAKTNQEAKTRNWLGRIPPVTDTKMIVAWNSLMISGLARGYSVFLEPDYWQLATVAAQFILNNQWVAGRFHRLNYDGQPAVLAQSEDYALFIKALLDLHQASLSVEQPWPKGQGSNLQPTNLSPASWLEKAVKVQQEFDELLWSVDNGGYYNAASDPSDQLLVNERSYTDNATPSANGVAIANLVRLALLTEDLRYLDRAEQALKAFSSVLNTSPQSCPSIFTALDWYRNCTLIRAGAKQLTSLICEYFPVSVYQLDTHLPDSVIGLVCQALSCKPAATNTDQLLAQVQTSQTRA; this is encoded by the coding sequence ATGACTAACCGCCTTGCCCAATCCCAAAGCCTTTATCTACGTAAGCATGCTGAAAATCCGATCGATTGGTGGCCTTGGTGTGAAGAAGCGCTATTAACGGCAAGAAAACAAGATAGGCCAATTTTCCTGTCTATCGGTTACTCTAGCTGCCACTGGTGTACGGTGATGGAGGGCGAAGCGTTTTCCAATCAGGCAATTGCCAAGTATATGAATGCTAATTTTCTTCCGATTAAGCTAGACCGGGAAGAAAGACCCGATATTGATAGCATTTACATGCTAGCATTGCAGATGATGACAGGTCAAGGAGGCTGGCCCCTTAATATTTTCCTGACACCGGATGACTTGGTACCCTTTTATGGAGGTACCTACTTCCCTGTGGAACCACGCTACGGAAGACCGGGGTTTTTGCAGTTGCTCCAATCAATTCGTCGCTTCTATGATTTAGAAAAAGGTAAGCTTAACAGTTTCAAAGAAGACATCCTGGGATACCTCCAACAGGCAGCAGTACTACCCGAATCAGAGCAGCTTGGTGATGATTTGCTCTTTATCGGTGGTCAAGTTAGTGTGGGTGTCGTTAATGCTCTCAATCCAGGTCCACGTTTCCCCATGATTCCCTATGCCAGTATGGCACTACGGGTTACTCGCTTCGATTGGGCATCGGAGTATACCCCAGAGCAGGCTTGTGCACAGCGGGGACTAGACTTAGCCAAGGGCGGTATTTACGATCATGTGGCTGGGGGGTTTCATCGCTACACAGTTGACCCCACTTGGACAGTACCCCACTTTGAAAAAATGCTCTATGACAATGGGCAGATTGTGGAGTACTTGGTAGATTTGTGGAGTGCAGGGATTCAGGAAGCCGCTTTTAAACGAGCGATCGCAGGAACAGTTCAATGGCTCAAGCGGGAAATGACCGCTCCGAATGGTTTCTTTTATGCTGCTCAAGATGCAGATAATTTCGCGACTCCAGCAGACAGTGAACCTGAAGAAGGGGAGTTTTATGTCTGGAGTTATTCAGAACTAGAACAACTGCTAAGCCCATCGGAGTTTACAGCAATTCAGGAAGAATTTACTCTGACCAAAGAGGGCAACTTTGAAGGCAAGAATGTGTTGCAGCGCCGTTACTCAGATCAGTTTTCCCAGAACACTGAAGCTGCTTTGGCTAAACTGTTTGAAGCACGTTATGGTGCCAAACCGGATCTCCTGGAAACCTTCCCACCAGCCAAAACCAATCAAGAGGCAAAAACCCGGAACTGGCTCGGTAGAATTCCACCAGTAACGGACACCAAAATGATTGTTGCCTGGAATAGCTTAATGATTTCTGGCCTAGCGCGAGGCTATAGTGTGTTCCTGGAACCGGACTATTGGCAACTAGCAACTGTTGCTGCTCAATTCATCCTCAACAATCAATGGGTAGCAGGTCGATTCCACCGACTAAACTATGATGGTCAACCGGCAGTGCTGGCTCAGTCTGAAGATTATGCCTTGTTTATCAAAGCTCTGCTGGATTTACATCAGGCAAGTTTGTCAGTAGAACAACCTTGGCCAAAAGGCCAAGGTTCAAACCTGCAACCGACCAACCTGTCACCGGCCAGTTGGCTAGAGAAAGCGGTTAAGGTACAGCAGGAGTTTGATGAATTGCTGTGGAGTGTGGATAATGGTGGTTACTATAATGCTGCCAGTGACCCTAGTGATCAACTGTTAGTAAACGAGCGTAGTTATACGGATAATGCGACACCATCTGCCAATGGGGTAGCGATCGCAAACCTAGTACGTCTGGCTTTACTTACTGAAGATCTCCGATACCTTGACCGAGCAGAGCAAGCCTTGAAAGCATTTAGTAGCGTCCTCAACACATCCCCTCAATCCTGTCCCAGTATATTTACTGCTTTAGATTGGTACCGCAATTGCACTCTGATTCGCGCTGGTGCTAAGCAACTTACCTCCCTCATCTGTGAGTATTTCCCCGTAAGTGTTTATCAATTAGATACCCATCTGCCAGATTCTGTTATTGGTTTAGTTTGTCAGGCACTTAGTTGTAAACCAGCAGCCACTAACACTGATCAGTTATTAGCACAGGTGCAGACAAGTCAAACCAGAGCTTGA
- a CDS encoding peptidoglycan D,D-transpeptidase FtsI family protein, with protein MIWVIMMAGGSGLLLNLYRLQVSEGSSLEEKARRQQMVYMRPFVPRRPIVDRKGNVLAIDRPVYTLYAHPKLFKKSLQEIAALLAPMIKKTPTDLEEQFGKRKSGIRLGNTIPEAIADQISRLNLDGLELIRQYSRFYPQNELASDVVGYVNIFDHLGQAGLEYTQEKFLEREIKNIRLSRAGNGALMPGHVPEGFMHLDDLRLQITIDSRLQRAARSALKETIKKFNAERGSILVMNVNNGSLLALVCEPTYNPNQYSKFDVSLFKNWALSDLYEPGSTFKPLNVAIALETGIITAQSLFNDTGKIQIGEWPILNHDYKSVGARGMINPSKILQHSSNVGMVRMMRKMKPEVYYDWLEKLGLKQKVGIDLPAETAGQLKSKYKFKVSPIEPATASFGQGFSLTPIQLTQMLGALANGGKLVTPHVVRGLFDTKGNPHWQPRRPAPRRVFSPNTTRTVVEMMETVVTDGSGKASRIPGYRIGGKTGTAQKASPNGGYYSDAKITSFVGILPVESPRYVILAVVDEPQGNAFGSNVAAPLVKSVIEALITIERIPPSSQNFR; from the coding sequence ATGATATGGGTAATAATGATGGCAGGCGGCAGTGGGCTGTTGCTAAATTTATACCGTTTGCAAGTTTCAGAGGGATCGTCCCTAGAGGAAAAAGCACGGCGGCAGCAAATGGTCTATATGCGGCCATTTGTACCTCGCCGTCCTATTGTTGACCGCAAGGGGAATGTTTTAGCCATCGACCGACCTGTCTATACCTTATATGCTCACCCGAAGTTGTTCAAAAAATCCTTACAGGAAATTGCTGCTTTGCTGGCTCCGATGATCAAAAAAACACCAACAGATTTGGAGGAGCAGTTCGGGAAACGTAAGAGTGGTATTCGCTTGGGCAATACGATCCCAGAAGCGATCGCAGACCAAATTTCTCGGTTGAACTTAGATGGTTTAGAGTTGATTCGACAATACTCCCGCTTTTATCCCCAAAATGAATTGGCATCAGATGTGGTGGGTTATGTAAACATTTTCGATCATCTGGGTCAAGCCGGTCTAGAATACACCCAAGAAAAGTTCCTAGAACGGGAGATAAAAAACATCCGACTGAGCCGTGCTGGCAATGGAGCCTTGATGCCAGGTCATGTGCCAGAAGGATTTATGCACCTTGATGACCTGCGGCTACAAATAACTATTGATAGTCGCCTGCAACGAGCAGCTCGCTCTGCCCTGAAGGAAACCATCAAGAAATTTAATGCAGAGCGTGGCAGTATCCTAGTGATGAATGTAAACAATGGTTCGTTGTTAGCCCTAGTTTGTGAGCCAACCTACAACCCCAATCAGTACTCCAAATTCGATGTGAGTTTGTTTAAAAATTGGGCGCTGTCAGACTTGTATGAACCTGGTTCGACATTCAAACCCCTAAACGTTGCGATCGCATTAGAAACTGGTATCATTACAGCCCAAAGCTTGTTCAACGACACTGGTAAGATTCAAATTGGCGAATGGCCGATTCTCAACCATGACTATAAATCAGTAGGCGCTCGCGGGATGATCAATCCCAGCAAGATTCTTCAACATTCCAGCAATGTGGGCATGGTGAGGATGATGAGAAAGATGAAACCTGAGGTTTACTATGACTGGTTAGAGAAGCTAGGCTTAAAGCAAAAAGTAGGAATTGATTTACCAGCTGAGACGGCTGGACAGCTCAAAAGTAAGTACAAATTTAAAGTTTCCCCAATTGAACCAGCTACGGCTTCCTTTGGTCAAGGCTTTTCCTTAACCCCAATTCAGCTAACTCAGATGCTAGGTGCCCTTGCCAATGGCGGTAAGCTAGTGACTCCCCATGTGGTTCGCGGACTGTTTGACACCAAAGGGAATCCCCACTGGCAACCACGCCGTCCTGCACCGAGACGAGTATTTTCCCCCAACACTACTCGGACAGTGGTGGAAATGATGGAAACTGTAGTAACTGATGGTTCTGGAAAGGCATCCCGCATTCCTGGTTATCGGATTGGTGGTAAGACCGGTACGGCTCAGAAAGCCAGTCCTAATGGGGGCTATTACAGCGATGCCAAGATCACCAGCTTTGTGGGAATTTTGCCAGTAGAATCTCCCCGCTATGTCATCTTAGCAGTAGTGGATGAACCCCAAGGCAATGCCTTTGGTTCTAACGTAGCTGCACCATTAGTCAAATCAGTTATAGAAGCACTGATTACCATTGAGCGGATTCCACCATCATCTCAAAACTTCCGCTAG